A single genomic interval of Oncorhynchus tshawytscha isolate Ot180627B linkage group LG15, Otsh_v2.0, whole genome shotgun sequence harbors:
- the LOC112214202 gene encoding nucleoporin Nup37 isoform X1, protein MVVKSNQRVNTPDISITKNTFSMEDSGRGASYTVPCDDYVHVVEFSPFDSGSAALLAYGGNQYVVVGTCRFQEEDMEVEGVEFTTLRVFHHALRVDCLAWSPESRLDKLPQLIRFCTAAADRKVRLLTSDLQNQHEVKVMEGHTSYINHLVFEPTEGKQIASVSDDHTCRVWDLEGNETTTFRLRSPGVSVCWHPEDAFKLMVAEKKGTIRFYDLVTQQAILSLDCGQSPLMSADWCLTNTIKVGAVTGSDWVIWDITRSSYPQEKRPAHVERAGNFRWSRVNENLFSTTGCPGKISSQLLVHHLGHPQPVMIGSATVGAGLSWHRSLPLCVIGGDRKLSFWMTEM, encoded by the exons ATG GTGGTAAAGTCAAACCAAAGAGTAAATACACCGGACATAAGCATCACCAAAAATACATTTAGCATGGAGGACTCTGGTCGAGGAGCCAGCTACACAGTGCCCTGTGACGACTACGTCCATGTGGTGGAGTTCAGCCCCTTTGACAGTGGCTCAGCTGCCCTCCTGGCCTATGGAGGAAACCAGTATGTGGTGGTTGGCACCTGCCGCTTCCAG GAGGAGGACATGGAGGTAGAGGGGGTTGAATTCACCACACTGCGTGTTTTCCATCATGCGTTACGTGTGGATTGCCTCGCATGGAGCCCTGAGTCTCGGCTGGACAAGCTGCCCCAACTCATCAG ATTTTGCACTGCTGCAGCAGACAGAAAAGTGAGGCTGTTGACTTCTGATCTTCAGAATCAACATGAAGTCAAG GTGATGGAGGGTCACACCAGCTACATCAACCACCTAGTGTTTGAACCCACGGAGGGGAAACAAATCGCTTCGGTCAGTGATGACCATACATGCAG GGTGTGGGACCTGGAGGGGAATGAAACCACTACATTTAGACTACGCTCTCCTGGTGTCAGTGTGTGCTGGCATCCTGAAGATGCCTTCAAG CTGATGGTGGCTGAGAAAAAAGGGACGATACGGTTCTATGACCTGGTTACCCAGCAGGCCATTCTTTCTTTGGATTGCGGCCAGTCGCCGCTCATGTCGGCCGACTGGTGCCTCACCAACACCATCAAGGTGGGCGCGGTGACGGGCAGCGACTGGGTCATCTGGGATATTACCCGCTCCAG TTACCCACAAGAGAAGAGGCCTGCCCATGTAGAACGAGCAGGAAACTTCAG GTGGTCTCGGGTCAATGAGAATCTCTTCTCCACAACAGGATGTCCAGGCAAGATCAGCAGTCAGTTACTAGTGCATCACCTTGGTCACCCGCAG CCCGTGATGATTGGATCAGCCACGGTGGGGGCGGGTCTAAGCTGGCACAGgtccctcccactctgtgtcATTGGCGGTGACCGAAAGCTCTCTTTTTGGATGACAGAAATGTAA
- the LOC112214202 gene encoding nucleoporin Nup37 isoform X2, which yields MEDSGRGASYTVPCDDYVHVVEFSPFDSGSAALLAYGGNQYVVVGTCRFQEEDMEVEGVEFTTLRVFHHALRVDCLAWSPESRLDKLPQLIRFCTAAADRKVRLLTSDLQNQHEVKVMEGHTSYINHLVFEPTEGKQIASVSDDHTCRVWDLEGNETTTFRLRSPGVSVCWHPEDAFKLMVAEKKGTIRFYDLVTQQAILSLDCGQSPLMSADWCLTNTIKVGAVTGSDWVIWDITRSSYPQEKRPAHVERAGNFRWSRVNENLFSTTGCPGKISSQLLVHHLGHPQPVMIGSATVGAGLSWHRSLPLCVIGGDRKLSFWMTEM from the exons ATGGAGGACTCTGGTCGAGGAGCCAGCTACACAGTGCCCTGTGACGACTACGTCCATGTGGTGGAGTTCAGCCCCTTTGACAGTGGCTCAGCTGCCCTCCTGGCCTATGGAGGAAACCAGTATGTGGTGGTTGGCACCTGCCGCTTCCAG GAGGAGGACATGGAGGTAGAGGGGGTTGAATTCACCACACTGCGTGTTTTCCATCATGCGTTACGTGTGGATTGCCTCGCATGGAGCCCTGAGTCTCGGCTGGACAAGCTGCCCCAACTCATCAG ATTTTGCACTGCTGCAGCAGACAGAAAAGTGAGGCTGTTGACTTCTGATCTTCAGAATCAACATGAAGTCAAG GTGATGGAGGGTCACACCAGCTACATCAACCACCTAGTGTTTGAACCCACGGAGGGGAAACAAATCGCTTCGGTCAGTGATGACCATACATGCAG GGTGTGGGACCTGGAGGGGAATGAAACCACTACATTTAGACTACGCTCTCCTGGTGTCAGTGTGTGCTGGCATCCTGAAGATGCCTTCAAG CTGATGGTGGCTGAGAAAAAAGGGACGATACGGTTCTATGACCTGGTTACCCAGCAGGCCATTCTTTCTTTGGATTGCGGCCAGTCGCCGCTCATGTCGGCCGACTGGTGCCTCACCAACACCATCAAGGTGGGCGCGGTGACGGGCAGCGACTGGGTCATCTGGGATATTACCCGCTCCAG TTACCCACAAGAGAAGAGGCCTGCCCATGTAGAACGAGCAGGAAACTTCAG GTGGTCTCGGGTCAATGAGAATCTCTTCTCCACAACAGGATGTCCAGGCAAGATCAGCAGTCAGTTACTAGTGCATCACCTTGGTCACCCGCAG CCCGTGATGATTGGATCAGCCACGGTGGGGGCGGGTCTAAGCTGGCACAGgtccctcccactctgtgtcATTGGCGGTGACCGAAAGCTCTCTTTTTGGATGACAGAAATGTAA